A section of the Papio anubis isolate 15944 chromosome 4, Panubis1.0, whole genome shotgun sequence genome encodes:
- the LOC116274433 gene encoding keratin-associated protein 27-1-like: MPHSHCHSLRSFHSAPPLSAITHGTNPISFEDGLCLPSSFHSRTWLLDNFQETCNETTSCQMTICEQDLFTDNRCVQSTCLPGVVQTTYSNSRPCERTACQSESSSAGLACVSQPCQSESTQQMGFIDQSCHPASLKGNNCPPKTSESKNCQTLECASSQCQSENPESSSCRPLVNVTPEPQLLESSSSTYEPTCCVTGGFQLPSK, translated from the coding sequence ATGCCTCATAGCCACTGCCATTCACTCAGGAGCTTCCACAGTGCCCCACCACTCTCTGCCATCACACATGGCACTAATCCTATAAGCTTTGAAGATGGATTGTGTTTGCCCAGCAGCTTCCATAGCAGAACCTGGCTCCTGGACAACTTTCAAGAAACCTGCAATGAAACCACCAGCTGCCAAATGACCATTTGTGAACAGGACTTATTCACAGACAATAGGTGTGTGCAAAGTACCTGCCTCCCCGGAGTTGTCCAAACAACTTACTCCAATTCCAGGCCCTGCGAAAGGACAGCGTGCCAATCAGAAAGTTCTTCAGCAGGGCTGGCTTGTGTTTCTCAGCCTTGCCAATCAGAAAGCACTCAGCAGATGGGTTTCATAGACCAGAGCTGCCATCCTGCAAGCCTCAAGGGAAACAATTGCCCACCCAAGACTTCTGAGTCTAAAAATTGCCAAACTCTGGAATGTGCCTCTAGCCAATGTCAGTCTGAGAACCCTGAATCCAGTTCCTGTAGACCTCTGGTCAATGTAACACCTGAGCCACAACTCCTGGAATCTTCTTCCAGCACTTATGAACCAACTTGCTGTGTTACTGGTGGTTTTCAATTGCCTAGTAAGTGA